A genomic region of Catalinimonas niigatensis contains the following coding sequences:
- a CDS encoding Ig-like domain-containing protein, with amino-acid sequence MYTLLLKLTGTLIFCLGSIFLQAQHFTITANKESSTCGNQHVTFEAGFIEVGTSYSFNSGNLPDHWASSPYNLGQACTGIFADRADDSDYFWATINDSNGHRLVSTNEEDVRAGGQITFSMRFGRDDPSSGCENPDEPSEGVYLQYSTDGGAHWITFKYWVPHQIGGLSPEGIDLYRWNEFTIAVPEEAKTSNTKFRWFQPSNSGSSYDNWGLDDISVFVLRKAQTYAWDIGDGKTYEEQTLKAHFDSDGLKTVHCTVTDTEGNIYNSAIDFEIIIDNEAPVATANPYFLTLDKDGYASLIADYLDGGSTDNCSELLFSVDKESFSCENLGDNTVTLTVTDNAGNASTITTIVSVYDFTAPLVFTKDIVVQLDEEGEVSITHDQIDQGSTDLCSDTLTFSLDKSQFTKADLGENIVILTVKDESGNETTAQSTVTVEDRTAPRGYTVAFEDALINAEEQSSIAFFLAGAEVASHYSYTISNDHGEKIISGNGVVTSSNQQIRGIDVSSLPDGELRLSLTLRDEAGNSGDASIASTLKDSVAPIVSIASSGTDFTKHIVRVDITFSEPVRDFTMDDIALTHAYPTHLLTDDQQHFTVEIKPAADGPLNVDIEAGVATDEAGNPNQAASNPLSLIFDGTAPGVKISTVQTLVNTAFNLDIDFDEVVVGFDAGDFELVNATLSDLHTDNSQNFTALITPVSDGAVEINIGADVAKDTAGNGNLATTVSLQIMYDATPPEGYAFYNKLNSVNRENVNAFSFTLKGLETGTQLYYSISSAVASTTIEGNLEVRQDQLTLSDLNLSDLADGELTFSFYLMDEAGNQGETIVATTQKATVEIVAIETFSGIEVPFATDFVQLDLPKKIEVTYSSGEKDKLPVKWDGKNFSANEAGVYALEGKIGLKECVNTQHLTAKIEVEVGHNLAPTQIHLSAASFSPDIASEQPIGSFSTQDADDKKHAYALVKGEGDIDNHLFIIIGDELFLTSTKGIYKQSTFSVRVSASDAYTNRIEKVFVLSKTANQGVESINFVNTFSPNGDGINELWIVPDLKFFNNVHIEVFDRSGRSVFQTTDPELGWDGNVRGSILNECYYYIISIQDIQLTKRGVLSVIK; translated from the coding sequence ATGTATACCCTATTACTAAAATTAACAGGAACACTTATCTTTTGCCTCGGAAGCATATTTTTGCAGGCGCAGCATTTTACTATTACTGCCAACAAGGAGAGTAGCACTTGTGGTAACCAGCACGTGACCTTTGAAGCAGGCTTTATTGAAGTGGGAACAAGTTATTCTTTCAACTCAGGAAACCTACCTGATCATTGGGCTTCCAGTCCCTACAATCTGGGTCAGGCCTGCACTGGCATTTTTGCCGATAGAGCCGATGATTCTGATTATTTTTGGGCCACCATTAACGATAGTAACGGGCACCGTCTGGTATCTACTAATGAGGAAGATGTACGTGCGGGGGGGCAAATTACTTTTAGTATGCGTTTTGGCAGAGATGATCCAAGTAGCGGCTGCGAAAATCCTGATGAACCCAGCGAGGGCGTATATTTACAATATTCTACCGACGGTGGAGCGCACTGGATTACCTTCAAATATTGGGTACCTCATCAAATCGGTGGTTTATCCCCTGAGGGTATTGATCTCTACCGCTGGAATGAATTTACTATAGCTGTTCCCGAAGAGGCAAAAACAAGCAATACCAAGTTTCGCTGGTTCCAACCTTCCAACTCCGGTTCCAGCTACGACAACTGGGGGCTGGATGACATCTCAGTATTTGTACTGCGTAAAGCCCAAACTTATGCATGGGACATAGGTGATGGAAAGACTTATGAGGAACAGACGCTAAAGGCTCACTTTGATAGTGATGGCCTCAAAACAGTGCATTGTACAGTAACAGATACTGAAGGTAATATTTATAACAGTGCTATAGACTTCGAGATCATTATAGACAATGAAGCACCGGTAGCTACAGCCAATCCTTACTTTTTAACCCTGGATAAGGATGGATACGCAAGCTTAATTGCAGATTATCTGGATGGCGGAAGTACCGATAATTGCAGCGAACTTCTCTTCTCCGTAGATAAAGAAAGCTTTTCCTGCGAAAATCTGGGTGACAATACAGTAACCTTAACAGTAACAGACAATGCCGGAAACGCTTCCACCATCACTACTATCGTAAGTGTGTACGACTTTACAGCTCCTCTGGTCTTTACCAAAGATATTGTAGTGCAACTGGACGAGGAGGGAGAGGTTAGCATTACTCACGATCAGATAGATCAGGGATCTACAGATCTATGTTCTGACACGCTTACCTTTAGCCTGGATAAAAGCCAATTTACTAAAGCCGATCTGGGAGAAAACATAGTCATACTTACTGTCAAAGATGAAAGTGGGAATGAAACTACTGCTCAATCAACCGTTACAGTAGAAGACAGAACCGCGCCCAGAGGTTATACAGTGGCTTTTGAAGATGCGTTGATCAATGCTGAGGAGCAATCCAGCATCGCCTTTTTCCTGGCTGGTGCAGAAGTAGCATCTCACTATTCCTATACCATCAGCAATGATCATGGAGAAAAGATCATCAGCGGAAATGGCGTGGTAACATCTTCAAATCAGCAGATCAGAGGTATTGATGTCAGTAGCCTGCCTGATGGTGAACTGAGACTTTCACTTACACTAAGAGATGAGGCAGGCAATAGCGGAGATGCTAGTATAGCCAGCACTTTGAAAGACAGCGTAGCACCTATAGTAAGCATCGCCTCTTCTGGCACTGACTTTACCAAGCATATTGTGAGGGTAGACATCACATTCAGCGAGCCTGTCCGAGATTTTACAATGGATGACATTGCCCTCACCCATGCCTATCCTACCCATTTACTCACTGATGATCAGCAGCATTTTACTGTAGAAATCAAACCTGCTGCTGACGGACCGCTGAACGTAGATATAGAGGCAGGAGTAGCAACCGATGAAGCAGGGAACCCCAATCAGGCAGCTTCTAATCCATTGAGTCTTATATTTGATGGTACAGCCCCGGGTGTAAAAATCTCTACTGTCCAGACTTTGGTCAATACTGCCTTTAACCTAGACATTGACTTTGATGAGGTCGTGGTGGGCTTTGACGCTGGAGATTTTGAGCTAGTGAATGCCACGCTCTCCGATCTACATACTGACAACAGCCAAAACTTTACTGCGCTGATTACTCCTGTATCAGATGGAGCCGTAGAAATCAACATAGGGGCTGATGTGGCTAAAGATACTGCCGGTAACGGAAATCTGGCTACTACGGTAAGCTTACAAATCATGTATGATGCCACTCCTCCTGAAGGATATGCTTTTTACAATAAGCTCAACTCAGTAAACAGGGAGAATGTAAACGCCTTCTCTTTTACCCTCAAAGGACTGGAAACAGGAACACAACTTTATTACAGCATCAGCAGCGCAGTAGCAAGCACTACTATTGAGGGAAATCTGGAAGTTAGACAGGATCAGCTAACGCTGTCAGATTTGAATTTATCAGATTTGGCAGATGGGGAACTTACCTTTTCCTTTTACCTGATGGATGAGGCAGGCAATCAGGGAGAAACTATCGTAGCAACTACCCAGAAAGCCACAGTAGAAATAGTGGCTATAGAGACCTTTTCAGGCATTGAGGTGCCTTTTGCAACAGATTTTGTGCAGTTGGATCTCCCCAAAAAAATTGAGGTAACTTACTCTAGCGGAGAGAAGGATAAACTGCCCGTAAAATGGGATGGAAAAAACTTTAGCGCTAACGAAGCAGGAGTGTATGCCCTGGAAGGAAAAATAGGATTAAAGGAATGTGTCAATACTCAACATCTCACCGCAAAGATTGAGGTAGAAGTAGGCCATAACCTGGCGCCAACCCAAATCCACCTCTCTGCTGCTAGCTTCAGTCCGGATATTGCTTCAGAGCAACCCATTGGCAGTTTTTCTACTCAGGATGCAGATGATAAAAAGCATGCGTATGCTTTGGTAAAGGGGGAAGGAGATATTGACAACCACTTGTTTATCATCATAGGTGATGAACTGTTTTTAACATCCACAAAAGGAATATACAAGCAAAGTACTTTTTCTGTACGGGTAAGCGCCAGCGATGCTTATACCAATAGAATTGAAAAAGTATTTGTCCTTTCCAAAACTGCTAACCAGGGGGTAGAGTCTATCAACTTTGTCAATACCTTCTCTCCTAATGGAGATGGAATCAACGAGCTGTGGATCGTGCCAGACCTCAAGTTTTTCAACAATGTACATATAGAAGTTTTTGACCGCTCAGGCAGAAGTGTCTTCCAAACCACTGATCCCGAGTTGGGCTGGGATGGCAATGTCAGAGGGAGCATTCTCAATGAATGTTACTACTACATCATCAGCATACAGGATATTCAACTAACCAAACGAGGCGTATTGAGCGTCATCAAATAG
- a CDS encoding PorP/SprF family type IX secretion system membrane protein, translating to MKKIYLMGILMLTFMSLQAQSRKHSANFPLFKQYYNPALTGFEGSAIHALYRSQWSSLEHAPSTFYLATELNAADLAEWRETGEQKKEHKNTNASAANHAFGLSFLKDAFGPYYEHQLYLSYSSSLKITQAISLKAGTSLTYNMEGMDANKMNLEQSNDPFVLQYVQNTKSGRLDINLGLMLAGEHFYLGYALHDAAKGGGKLNKETALIVYDYKHVFQGGFRMMLSEQFGLVANGLYQYDQQRGGITEGHVKGVFQNKVWLGAGYRSQLAYTFNLGLQLQNLKVGYAFEVPTGEAQLSMQTNELMLSYQLGAPRRQLDNRLSIW from the coding sequence ATGAAGAAAATTTACCTCATGGGCATACTGATGCTCACTTTTATGAGCCTTCAGGCGCAAAGCAGAAAACATTCTGCTAATTTTCCTTTGTTCAAGCAGTATTACAACCCCGCCCTTACCGGTTTTGAAGGCTCTGCTATTCATGCACTGTACCGAAGCCAATGGTCCTCTCTGGAGCATGCTCCTTCTACCTTTTATCTTGCTACCGAATTGAATGCCGCGGATCTGGCAGAGTGGAGAGAAACTGGCGAACAAAAGAAAGAACACAAAAATACCAATGCTTCCGCTGCAAATCATGCGTTTGGCTTGTCTTTTTTGAAAGACGCTTTTGGCCCTTATTATGAACATCAGCTTTATCTGAGCTATAGCTCCAGCCTTAAAATCACCCAGGCCATCAGTCTTAAAGCAGGTACCAGCCTTACCTATAATATGGAAGGTATGGATGCTAACAAAATGAATTTAGAGCAAAGCAATGATCCTTTTGTGCTTCAGTATGTGCAAAATACCAAAAGCGGAAGGCTGGATATCAACCTTGGACTTATGCTTGCCGGAGAACATTTTTACTTGGGTTATGCCTTGCATGATGCAGCCAAAGGAGGAGGTAAACTGAACAAAGAAACAGCTCTTATAGTGTACGACTACAAACATGTGTTTCAGGGAGGCTTCAGAATGATGCTTTCTGAGCAGTTTGGTTTGGTAGCGAACGGACTTTATCAGTATGACCAGCAACGTGGAGGAATTACTGAAGGACATGTCAAAGGAGTATTTCAGAATAAGGTATGGCTGGGTGCTGGCTACAGAAGTCAGCTGGCTTATACCTTCAATCTCGGCTTGCAGTTACAAAATCTCAAAGTAGGTTATGCCTTTGAAGTGCCTACGGGCGAAGCACAGCTATCCATGCAAACCAACGAACTTATGCTGAGCTATCAGCTTGGTGCCCCAAGAAGACAATTAGACAATAGATTATCCATATGGTAA
- a CDS encoding M12 family metallopeptidase — MAKRKKNSKPQEGLSKENPTTHYCSMPIMPPRIFDVEVDPFRAAAIIVTDNKWVNGTVIHYYFFDQDTDGEFGFTPNGEQVWRSWVGSEDQQNVIREAFNIWKEIGIGLEFQEVDNREDAEVRIGFLQGDGTWSYLGTYVLNIGAGQRTMNYGWGLTGQDGLDTALHEIGHTLGFPHEHQNPNAGIVWDEEAVYTALAQPPNNWPRDTTYHNIIRKIDPDTVQGSNWDPNSIMHYPFGPGLILQPEEYGRNGIYPEPGLSERDMQWIKTFYPPLEEEMEELKPFQSKKLSIKATNQVNYVIVPKATRMYNIRTFGESDTVLVLFEDEGGEWRYRSGDDDSGKDYNAHLRYRLIKGRRYIIRARLYYQHMEGNFAIMMW, encoded by the coding sequence ATGGCTAAGCGAAAAAAGAACAGCAAACCACAAGAGGGACTCAGTAAAGAAAACCCTACTACCCATTATTGTTCTATGCCAATTATGCCTCCCCGTATTTTTGATGTGGAAGTAGACCCTTTCAGGGCGGCAGCGATTATTGTTACTGACAACAAATGGGTGAATGGAACAGTGATTCACTATTACTTTTTTGACCAGGACACAGATGGAGAGTTTGGGTTTACACCCAATGGTGAGCAGGTATGGAGAAGCTGGGTAGGCAGCGAAGATCAGCAAAATGTAATTAGAGAGGCCTTTAACATCTGGAAAGAAATAGGCATCGGTCTGGAATTTCAGGAAGTAGATAATCGGGAGGATGCTGAAGTCAGGATAGGCTTTTTACAGGGAGATGGTACCTGGTCTTATCTGGGAACCTACGTGCTCAATATTGGAGCCGGGCAACGTACTATGAACTATGGCTGGGGACTAACTGGCCAGGATGGGCTGGATACAGCACTGCATGAGATCGGCCATACGCTGGGCTTTCCGCATGAACATCAGAATCCAAACGCAGGCATTGTGTGGGATGAGGAAGCAGTATATACTGCCCTGGCACAACCACCCAACAACTGGCCCAGAGATACCACTTATCATAATATCATTCGTAAGATTGATCCGGATACGGTGCAGGGTTCTAACTGGGACCCAAATTCCATTATGCACTATCCTTTTGGTCCCGGACTGATCCTTCAGCCGGAAGAGTATGGAAGGAATGGAATTTATCCTGAACCTGGTTTGTCGGAGCGTGATATGCAGTGGATCAAAACTTTTTATCCTCCTCTGGAGGAAGAAATGGAAGAACTGAAACCCTTCCAATCCAAAAAGCTCTCTATCAAAGCCACTAATCAGGTCAATTATGTGATTGTGCCTAAGGCTACCCGAATGTACAATATCCGTACTTTTGGAGAATCTGATACTGTTTTGGTGCTGTTTGAAGATGAAGGAGGTGAATGGCGTTATCGCAGTGGAGATGATGATAGTGGTAAAGATTACAATGCACATTTACGCTACCGTCTTATCAAAGGGCGACGCTATATCATTAGAGCCAGGCTATATTATCAGCATATGGAAGGGAATTTTGCGATCATGATGTGGTAG
- a CDS encoding M23 family metallopeptidase, producing MSKIKYYYDTETCKYERIRISKWDVFVNVLGFMSLVLIAGVCLIIVFDTYFESPKAARLKKENEELQFYYEMLNKDMERADEMLNSLQERDNHVYRTIFEAEPIPISVRNAGVGGVERYKELFEDGLEREELILSTQEKVDKLKRQLYIQTKSYDDLLGMAEDKTEMLASIPAIQPVSNKELRRLASGFGMRMHPIYKVKMMHPGIDFSAPQGTPIYATGAGKVIAVTSSFTGYGKHVDIDHGFGYVTKYAHMSDFNVKIGQRIERGQCIGYVGNTGTSTAPHLHYEITKDGKKLNPIHYFYQDITAEEYEVLVQLASIENQSL from the coding sequence ATGTCTAAGATAAAATATTATTACGATACCGAAACCTGTAAATACGAACGCATCAGGATAAGCAAGTGGGATGTATTTGTAAACGTACTAGGCTTTATGTCATTGGTGTTAATAGCAGGGGTATGTCTGATCATTGTGTTTGATACTTATTTTGAATCTCCAAAAGCTGCCAGACTCAAGAAAGAAAATGAGGAGCTGCAGTTTTATTATGAAATGCTGAATAAAGACATGGAGCGTGCTGACGAAATGCTCAACTCCCTGCAGGAAAGAGACAATCATGTATATCGTACTATTTTTGAAGCGGAACCTATCCCGATCTCTGTAAGAAATGCTGGTGTGGGAGGAGTAGAACGATACAAAGAACTGTTTGAAGATGGGTTGGAGAGAGAAGAGCTTATTTTGAGTACCCAGGAAAAAGTAGATAAACTTAAGCGACAGCTTTATATACAGACCAAGTCTTACGATGATCTTTTGGGCATGGCCGAAGATAAAACAGAAATGCTGGCCTCTATTCCGGCAATTCAGCCCGTATCTAATAAAGAACTAAGACGTTTGGCTTCCGGCTTTGGTATGCGTATGCACCCAATCTATAAAGTAAAGATGATGCACCCTGGTATCGACTTTTCTGCTCCTCAGGGTACACCAATTTACGCCACCGGTGCAGGGAAAGTAATCGCTGTAACCAGTTCTTTTACCGGCTATGGCAAGCATGTAGATATAGATCATGGCTTCGGTTATGTGACTAAATATGCGCATATGTCAGATTTTAATGTAAAGATAGGGCAGCGTATTGAGCGAGGTCAGTGTATCGGATATGTAGGAAATACAGGTACTTCTACTGCCCCACACCTGCATTATGAAATTACAAAGGATGGAAAAAAGTTAAATCCTATTCACTACTTCTACCAGGATATCACGGCTGAGGAATATGAGGTGCTGGTACAACTGGCATCCATAGAAAACCAGTCACTCTAA
- the alaS gene encoding alanine--tRNA ligase — translation MNSQEIRTTFIQFFEGKSHQFVPSSPIVTKNDPTLMFTNAGMNQFKDYFLGNRPAPYSRVANSQKCLRVSGKHNDLEEVGIDTYHHTMFEMLGNWSFGDYFKKEAIAWGWELLTEVYQLPKERLYVTVFGGDEGDNLPVDQEAYDYWKAIIDKERILYGNKKDNFWEMGDTGPCGPCSEIHVDLRPQAEVDKVPGKELVNQDHPLVVEIWNLVFMQFNRQASGELKPLPAKHVDTGMGFERLTMAIQKTASTYDTDVFTPLIAQVSGWAKVKYGDHQETDIALRVIVDHIRAISFAIADGQLPSNNKAGYVIRRILRRAVRYGYTFLNFKEPFLHRLVPILSAQFADIFPELPAQSDFIAKVIQEEETSFLRTLEVGLRKLDQIKQEYQDKKLIPGAVAFELYDTYGFPLDLTALIAREGGFSVDEEGFRQEMTKQKERSKGAAIVDTGDWITVKEEDNIEFVGYDTLSTEGQIVRYRQVKEKNKTYYQIVLDRTPFYPEGGGQVGDTGYIEAQGNKVDIIDTKKENELIIHYANELPADVHAVFQCVVIEDSRLLTMNNHSATHLLHAALKQVLGNHVQQKGSLVNDKLLRFDFSHFARMSEEEIRSVEHIVNQKIRTNIPLEEMRNVPMEEARKMGATALFGEKYGDFVRVIAFDRNYSLELCGGTHVLSTGNIGLFKIVSENSISAGVRRIEAISAEVAEAYVNDQEDLLKEIKETLKNPADLKKALENLLSERNQLQKEIESLQQKDALSAKDNILNKVYQIGDVKVIIEKVSLPNADMLKKLTFDIKNQVDNLVLILAADIEGKPQISMAIDETLIKAHDLHAGNIVRALAKNIQGGGGGQAFFATAGGKDVNGLDNVLAEAKKTIEEKIR, via the coding sequence ATGAATTCTCAGGAAATTAGAACAACATTCATACAATTTTTTGAAGGAAAAAGCCATCAGTTTGTACCATCCTCACCTATTGTTACAAAAAATGATCCAACCCTCATGTTTACCAATGCAGGCATGAACCAGTTCAAAGACTATTTTTTGGGCAATAGACCGGCACCCTACAGTCGAGTAGCAAACAGCCAAAAGTGCTTAAGAGTTTCCGGTAAGCATAACGACCTGGAAGAGGTAGGAATAGATACTTACCATCATACCATGTTTGAAATGTTGGGAAACTGGTCATTTGGTGATTATTTCAAAAAGGAAGCCATTGCCTGGGGCTGGGAACTGCTCACTGAAGTTTATCAACTGCCCAAAGAACGCCTCTATGTCACCGTATTTGGTGGAGATGAAGGAGATAACCTACCTGTCGATCAGGAAGCTTATGACTATTGGAAAGCCATTATTGACAAGGAGAGAATACTTTATGGCAATAAAAAAGACAATTTTTGGGAAATGGGAGATACCGGTCCCTGTGGTCCCTGCTCTGAAATACACGTGGATTTGCGTCCACAAGCAGAAGTAGATAAAGTTCCGGGAAAAGAGCTGGTCAATCAGGATCACCCGCTGGTGGTAGAGATTTGGAACCTGGTGTTTATGCAGTTTAATCGTCAGGCTTCCGGCGAACTAAAACCGTTACCGGCCAAGCATGTGGATACCGGCATGGGCTTTGAACGCCTGACTATGGCTATTCAGAAGACTGCTTCTACCTATGATACAGATGTATTTACACCTCTGATTGCACAGGTCTCGGGCTGGGCAAAGGTAAAGTATGGTGATCATCAAGAGACAGATATTGCCCTTCGGGTGATTGTTGATCATATCCGTGCCATCTCATTTGCCATTGCAGATGGGCAGCTTCCTTCCAACAACAAAGCAGGCTATGTGATCCGCAGGATCTTGCGTAGGGCGGTGAGATATGGCTATACTTTCCTGAATTTTAAAGAGCCTTTCCTTCATCGTCTGGTGCCTATCCTTTCAGCTCAGTTTGCAGATATATTTCCTGAACTCCCGGCACAAAGTGACTTTATAGCCAAAGTGATTCAGGAAGAAGAAACCTCTTTTCTACGTACTCTGGAAGTAGGGTTACGTAAGTTAGATCAAATTAAACAGGAATATCAGGACAAAAAACTGATTCCCGGAGCAGTAGCTTTTGAGCTCTATGACACTTACGGCTTTCCATTAGACCTGACTGCACTGATTGCCCGAGAAGGTGGTTTCTCAGTAGATGAGGAAGGTTTCCGGCAGGAAATGACTAAACAGAAAGAGCGTTCTAAGGGAGCGGCTATTGTGGATACCGGAGACTGGATTACGGTCAAAGAAGAGGATAATATCGAGTTTGTGGGCTATGACACACTAAGTACAGAAGGGCAGATCGTCCGTTACCGTCAGGTCAAAGAAAAAAATAAGACTTACTATCAAATTGTGCTGGATCGCACTCCATTCTATCCTGAAGGGGGCGGACAGGTAGGTGACACCGGCTATATTGAAGCTCAGGGAAATAAAGTAGACATTATTGATACAAAAAAGGAAAATGAGCTCATCATTCACTACGCCAACGAGCTTCCTGCCGATGTCCATGCGGTATTTCAGTGTGTGGTGATAGAAGACAGTCGTTTGCTTACCATGAATAACCACAGTGCAACTCATTTGCTTCATGCCGCCCTTAAGCAGGTTTTGGGAAATCATGTACAGCAAAAAGGATCGCTGGTAAATGATAAGCTACTACGGTTTGATTTTTCGCATTTTGCCAGGATGAGTGAAGAAGAAATCAGAAGCGTTGAACATATTGTCAATCAGAAAATCCGTACTAATATTCCGTTGGAAGAAATGCGCAATGTCCCGATGGAAGAAGCCAGAAAAATGGGAGCCACTGCCCTTTTCGGCGAAAAATATGGTGATTTTGTGCGTGTCATTGCTTTTGACAGGAACTACTCATTAGAACTTTGTGGAGGGACCCATGTCCTATCTACCGGAAATATCGGTCTTTTTAAAATTGTCTCCGAAAATTCCATCTCTGCAGGAGTCCGCCGTATAGAAGCTATTTCAGCGGAGGTGGCTGAAGCTTATGTCAACGATCAGGAGGATTTGCTTAAAGAAATCAAAGAGACACTTAAAAATCCTGCTGACTTAAAGAAAGCCCTTGAAAATTTACTCAGTGAGCGTAATCAACTACAAAAGGAGATAGAATCATTGCAACAAAAAGATGCGCTTAGTGCCAAAGATAATATCCTTAATAAGGTCTACCAGATAGGAGATGTGAAGGTGATTATCGAGAAAGTCTCTTTACCCAATGCGGATATGCTCAAGAAACTGACTTTTGATATCAAAAATCAGGTAGACAACTTGGTTTTGATTTTGGCCGCAGATATTGAAGGCAAACCTCAGATTTCTATGGCTATAGATGAAACACTGATTAAAGCGCATGATCTGCATGCTGGTAATATAGTAAGAGCACTAGCTAAGAATATTCAGGGAGGAGGAGGAGGACAGGCATTTTTTGCTACTGCGGGAGGCAAAGATGTCAATGGACTGGACAATGTTTTAGCAGAAGCTAAGAAGACAATTGAGGAGAAAATCCGATGA
- a CDS encoding DUF4783 domain-containing protein, which yields MNLKIIRTFAVTLICWLVLGSALSNAQNEVINNVRDALKTGSSRELSKYLNNTVEISVNGEKASYSRNQAEFVLKDFFNKYPPQGFRYVHQGSSKEGLKYTVGTFNYDRGEFRVFMLIKQISGTYLVDKIDFNEE from the coding sequence ATGAATCTAAAGATCATTAGGACGTTTGCGGTGACCTTAATCTGCTGGCTGGTGTTGGGGAGTGCTCTTTCTAATGCGCAGAATGAGGTAATTAATAACGTTAGAGATGCTTTAAAAACAGGAAGCTCAAGAGAATTAAGCAAATATCTTAACAATACGGTAGAAATTAGTGTGAATGGAGAAAAAGCGAGCTATAGTCGTAATCAAGCAGAATTTGTGCTGAAAGATTTTTTTAACAAGTATCCTCCTCAGGGCTTTCGTTATGTGCACCAGGGATCTTCTAAAGAAGGGCTTAAATACACAGTAGGTACTTTTAATTATGATCGTGGCGAGTTTCGGGTATTCATGTTAATCAAGCAGATTAGCGGTACTTATCTGGTAGATAAAATTGACTTTAACGAAGAATGA
- a CDS encoding helix-turn-helix domain-containing protein: MSRKKRFVEALTDMEQYTLEQGFKYGPAPDFRQRCQILLLSYKGYEVKQIINMLDVSPHTVYSAMKSWREEGLGGLIRKKGQGRKATLQANNAQHVEVTHKAVEKHAQNSRQILEELYSELDIAPMSKRSLQRFLKKLATAGRDSEDG; encoded by the coding sequence ATGAGTAGGAAGAAGAGATTTGTAGAGGCATTAACAGATATGGAGCAGTACACACTGGAACAAGGCTTTAAGTACGGTCCTGCACCCGATTTTCGTCAGCGTTGTCAAATTTTGCTGTTGAGTTACAAAGGATATGAGGTTAAGCAAATCATAAACATGCTGGATGTATCTCCGCACACTGTGTATAGTGCGATGAAATCCTGGCGAGAAGAAGGCCTTGGTGGCCTGATCAGGAAAAAGGGGCAGGGCAGAAAAGCCACTTTACAGGCAAATAATGCTCAGCATGTGGAAGTTACGCATAAAGCAGTGGAGAAACATGCTCAGAACAGTAGGCAAATTTTAGAGGAGCTATATTCAGAGTTGGATATAGCACCCATGAGCAAGAGGAGCCTTCAGAGGTTTTTAAAAAAATTGGCTACCGCTGGAAGAGATTCAGAAGATGGATAA
- a CDS encoding IS630 family transposase — MKKKPSEAEKKRKTAEIKALLVLAGKELVDVYFVDEAGFSLTPYVPYGWQKIGDQVGIPTKKKQVANVLGLLNPLNKHLITYTAKDKEMINTEFMITRLDDLAEKIDKETMIVLDNAPWHRSKNFFGKLHQWQQQGLYVFHLPAYSPHMNLIETLWRKIKYEWLRPKDYNSKTALKRRLKEIFTSFANQSGKEIFDVNFSFNQFDLYTN, encoded by the coding sequence ATAAAGAAGAAGCCGTCAGAGGCTGAAAAGAAGCGCAAAACAGCAGAAATAAAGGCATTGCTTGTGCTAGCGGGAAAGGAGTTGGTAGATGTGTATTTTGTAGACGAAGCAGGTTTTAGTCTTACCCCATATGTTCCTTATGGGTGGCAGAAGATAGGTGATCAGGTGGGTATCCCTACTAAAAAGAAGCAGGTAGCTAATGTACTGGGCTTGCTTAACCCGCTCAACAAACACCTAATAACCTATACTGCCAAAGATAAAGAGATGATCAATACTGAATTTATGATTACAAGACTTGATGATCTTGCAGAGAAAATAGACAAAGAAACAATGATTGTGCTTGATAATGCCCCCTGGCATAGGAGCAAAAATTTCTTTGGAAAGTTGCACCAATGGCAGCAGCAGGGCTTGTATGTTTTTCATTTGCCTGCTTACAGTCCTCATATGAACCTCATTGAAACACTATGGAGAAAAATTAAGTACGAATGGCTCAGACCTAAAGATTACAATTCAAAAACAGCACTGAAAAGAAGGCTCAAGGAAATATTCACCAGCTTTGCCAATCAGTCAGGAAAAGAAATATTTGATGTCAACTTCTCTTTTAATCAATTTGATTTATACACTAATTAA